From the genome of Bacillota bacterium:
AATACCTTTTATCTCAACAATACCATCATGTATTTCCGGTACTTCAAGTTCAAACAACCTTTTAACTAATCCTGGATGAGTCCTTGAAACCATAATTTGAGGGCCTTTCGGCGTTTTCTTGACTTCAACTATATAAACTTTAAGCCTATCATTTAAATTATATTCTTCACCAACAGTTTGCTCTAAAGGAGTTAATATCGCCTCGGCTTTCCCTAAATCAATTATTACATTTTTCTTCTCATACCTTTGCACCAAACCGCTTACAATATCTCCTTCTTTATTGTAATATTCTTCAAATATAATCCCTCTTTCAGCTTCCTTAATTCTTTGCACTACAACCTGCTTTGCAGCCTGGGCAGCAATCCTCCCAAATTTCTTTGGTGTTACTTCTACTTCAATCATATCGTTTTCTTCAGCGGTAACCTTCATTTTTCTTGCCGCTTCTAACGATATATCAAAAAGGTCATTTTTAGGTTCTGATGTCACTTTTTTTAAAGCAAATACCTTCACTTCCCCAGTTTCCCTATCAATATATATTCTGGCGTTTTGAGCTGGTCCAAAATTCTTTTTGTAAGCCGACACCAGAGCTGCTTCAATAGCATTAATAAGAAGCTCCTTATCAATCCCCTTTTCTTTTTCCAATTGTTCCAAAGCATGTATTAGTTCTACACTCATCCCCTACTGCTACCTCCTTAAAAATTAAAACTTTATCGCCCTTTTTGCCAATGCTATCTCACTTTTATTAAAATGCATTATTACACCGTTTTCCAGTTTTACAACAACATTGTTATCTATTAAACCTACAAGTTCACCTTCAAAAACCTTCTTACCATCAATAGGATGAAATAGCTTTAATTCTATCATCTCTCCCTTATACCTTTCAAAATCCCTGTCCTTCTTAAGCGGCCTTTCCAGGCCTGGAGATGAAACCTCAAAAATATAACTATGCTTAATAGGGTCAATTCTGTCCAATTCATCGCTCAACTGCTCACTTACAGCCTGGCAATCGTCTATAGTAATTCCACCAGGCTTATCTATATAAATCCTCAAGTACCAATTTTTGCCTTCCTTAGTAAATTCTACATCTACCAGTTCAAAAACCATTCTTTCTATTATTGGTAATGCCATTTTTGCAACTATATCCTCAATCTTTTTATTTCCCATATCAACTCTCCAAATATTTTATTTCCTCAAACAAATTTGGCATGACATTAAGTCGTGCCAAATTTAAGTGTAAGCACAACATACACTTCAATAATAGGAAAGAGTGGGACTTCCCCACTCCTTGCCTTAAGTGTAATGCTATTACTTTAGTCTAGTATTATTATAACACTATTATCACTATTTAGCAATATTTTATTAGAGTTATTTTTAGTATCATTTAAAAGTTGACCTATAATGATATTTTTATTTTTACTTTTGTGAAGATGAAGAACATACAAATGAATAAAGCATTGCATTCTTAAGATAGAATTTCAACTTTATAGTCTTTCCTTTAAGTTCCGTAAGAGAAACCTTATCTCTCCATGTTACCCTGTGGTGTATTGAATTTCCGTCAAACAGGGCACATTCCACTCTTTTATACCCTGTAAAATAATTTCCAAAATGGTGCCCATCCTCATCAAGCACAGACACCGCAATATAGCCGCCTTTTGCATCTGCATTTATAAACAATTCGTCACCCTTGCATATAAAAGGTTTCGTTACAATATAACCTTCTTCCTCTCCAGCGTCCAATGAAACAAATCCGCTTTTTCTCAATTTCGCAAGGCATATATAACCTCCGCGTTGTGCAATAATGCCTCCCTGCTTTTTTAAATCATTGGGACGTTTTCCGTTTATATCCTCAGTAATTCCATGATCCACCAGATATCCACCATAGTAAAACCACAATTCATCTTCCATGTCAACTGGGGCTCTTGCGCAGTATATCATTTTACTATCGACACTTCCAGGAGGTCCATTGGGTATAAATACCTTTCTGTCACAAGCCCTGTTCCAATTATACCCATCTCTACTATATGCCAGCTGGATATTCATTGTTCCTGCCATCCTAGGATTGGGTTCTTCCTCGTATGTGTGGTATACAGAAGGAAGACCGATATATATATCCCCGTACTTAAAAACAGGCATGCCGTAAAATTCAAGATTCGGCGGATCTTTTTCATCAGGCTCAAGCACATAAACAGGTTCGCTCCAGTGAATAAAGTCTTCACTCTCTAATCTGGTAACAACCCGTATTCTTCTCCCATCGCTTGCCTGCCTGGGTTTGCTATAAACAACATATTTCCCGCAGCTCTCATCCCAACCTGCAAGCATATGGACATCACCTGTATTTTCAATTACAGGATTGCCTTCATATTTGCTCCAATTAATACCATCCGGGGAAAAGGCAACAGACATAGAAGGGTTGTGCTGTTCCCAAAAAAGGGCTTTATAACGCCTGTCCGGGTTTGTCTCCCTTTCGTCCTTCATAACGTTTACGGGAGATATGTCTATCAAGAATATGTTATTATCTTTACTACCTTCATATTCAATAAGACCAAGGTTTGGCCTTTCCCAAAAAATGCCATCTCTCGAAGTAGCGTAACATCCCGTGTATGGCGTTCCCCCGTATCCCTGATACCACATTTTATATATTCCCTCATCTTTTAATACCGTTCCGAAAAGGTTCACTGAATGTCCTTCCCATCTTGCAACAGGTCTCATTATAGGATTACCAACGTATTTTATAGGCTGGTGAAGAGTGCGTTGAATATTTACCTTTTGCTCAATTAGGTAATCATCAATAAAAATAACTTCCCTCCCTGAAATATCTAATGCCCCCATCAGGTTACCTCCTTGATTATATTCCTTAATTATATTTCTTGCTTATCATATTTTTACAAATTATTTCATTATTCTTCTATGTCATACTTTGGATTAAGACAGCTTATCTCCTTGAACTGCCAATACCTGGCTGGATCCTCTCCGTTGGGGAATAAAACAGAGTAAAGTCTGGCATTCTTTGCCCTCACTTTAAGCCGGATAACCTGTCCAGTAATCTTTTCAAGGTCAGATGTTCCATTCCAGCATACCTTATGTGCCATACAATCACCCGTAAAAGGCTCACAATTATCGAAGGCAAATCCCTCTATAGCTTCTCCTTTCGTATCACATACTTCCACCTTTACATAGCCTCCGCATGCTGCAGCATTGAGATATATATCTCCCTCTGTCACCATGAAAGGCCGGGTCATAAGCTCGCATACTTCCTCACGGGCTTCCAGTTCCACAAAACCGTCTGGTCTTAGTTTTGCCATCCCGATACACTCCTTTGATATTTCACTGTAAGGAATCCTTATAGGACCGGAATGATCAAAGGAAGATCCCGAAAAGTAGAAGTATATCCCATCCGGCCTATATATAGCTGTAGAGGAGGGAATGAGGCACTGTGCATCCCAGTCGCCAGGCCCCCCAAAAGGTATAAATTTTTGCCCCTGGAAGCATCTGTGCCATCCAAAGCCGTCACGGCTGTAGGCAAGTTGTACATCCATGGTACCAGCCATTTTATTGTAATTAGGGTCTACCTTGTAGTCGAATGTATTGTACACGGATATCCATCCCATGATATATGAACCATACGGAGTCATTTGCATGCCATAAAACTGTGTGCCGCAGGGGTCTCCCTGTCCGGGTTCTATAGCCAGTACCGGCCTAGTCCAGTTTA
Proteins encoded in this window:
- the rimP gene encoding ribosome maturation factor RimP, yielding MGNKKIEDIVAKMALPIIERMVFELVDVEFTKEGKNWYLRIYIDKPGGITIDDCQAVSEQLSDELDRIDPIKHSYIFEVSSPGLERPLKKDRDFERYKGEMIELKLFHPIDGKKVFEGELVGLIDNNVVVKLENGVIMHFNKSEIALAKRAIKF
- the nusA gene encoding transcription termination/antitermination protein NusA; translation: MSVELIHALEQLEKEKGIDKELLINAIEAALVSAYKKNFGPAQNARIYIDRETGEVKVFALKKVTSEPKNDLFDISLEAARKMKVTAEENDMIEVEVTPKKFGRIAAQAAKQVVVQRIKEAERGIIFEEYYNKEGDIVSGLVQRYEKKNVIIDLGKAEAILTPLEQTVGEEYNLNDRLKVYIVEVKKTPKGPQIMVSRTHPGLVKRLFELEVPEIHDGIVEIKGISREPGSRTKIAVYSKEENVDPVGACVGHKGIRVQAVVDEIRGEKIDIIKWSSNPGEYISSSLSPAKVLRVDINEKEKSARVIVPDYQLSLAIGKEGQNARLAAKLTGWKIDIKSESQLRAEIEQQLLNFDVNYKPEE